A DNA window from Malus domestica chromosome 12, GDT2T_hap1 contains the following coding sequences:
- the LOC103423207 gene encoding benzyl alcohol O-benzoyltransferase-like — protein MASSPNSLVFTVRRRQPELVAPAKATPHEFRQLSDIDDQEGLRFQIPVIQFYKYDPSMQGRDPVHVLREAIAQTLVFYYPFAGRLREGPNRKLTVECTAEGVMFIEADADVTLEQFGDALQPPFPCLEELLYNVRGSDGVLNCPLLLIQVTRLQCGGFIVALRLNHTMSDAAGLVQFMTALGEIARGAVSPTVQPVWQRELLNARYPPRVTCTHREYEEVEDTKGTIIPLDDMVHRSFFFRPTEVSAIRRFVPQFLSKCSTFEVLTACLWRCRTIALQKDPNEEVRVLCIVNARSKFNPPLPVGYYGNAFAFPVAVTTAGRLCNNPLGYALELVRKAKADVTEEYMRSLADLMVIKGRPHFTVVNSYLMSDVTRAGFGEVDFGWGKAAYGGPAKGGVGAIPGVASFYIPFRDNRGEDGIVVPICLPAAAMEIFVKELDTMLNADEEPIRVQSSTSFITSAL, from the exons ATGGCATCTTCTCCTAATTCTTTGGTCTTCACAGTGCGGAGGCGCCAACCGGAACTGGTGGCGCCGGCAAAGGCCACGCCACATGAGTTTCGACAACTTTCTGATATCGATGATCAAGAAGGTCTTCGATTTCAGATCCCCGTGATACAGTTTTATAAGTACGATCCCTCCATGCAAGGAAGGGATCCTGTGCATGTCCTTAGAGAGGCAATTGCACAAACCTTAGTGTTTTACTACCCTTTCGCCGGTAGGCTCAGGGAGGGACCTAACCGGAAGCTCACGGTGGAATGCACGGCTGAGGGTGTCATGTTCATTGAGGCTGATGCCGACGTTACCCTAGAGCAATTTGGTGACGCCCTTCAGCCACCGTTCCCTTGCTTGGAGGAGCTTCTTTATAATGTTCGTGGTTCCGATGGGGTTCTTAATTGCCCACTCTTGCTAATTCAG GTGACGCGGCTCCAGTGCGGTGGTTTCATCGTCGCCCTCCGTCTTAACCACACCATGAGCGACGCGGCGGGGCTCGTCCAATTCATGACGGCCTTGGGAGAGATAGCGCGTGGCGCAGTTTCCCCGACCGTCCAGCCGGTGTGGCAGAGGGAGCTGCTCAATGCGCGTTACCCACCGCGTGTGACGTGCACGCACCGCGAGTACGAAGAAGTGGAAGACACCAAGGGCACCATAATTCCACTTGATGACATGGTCCACCGGTCCTTTTTCTTCCGCCCCACCGAGGTGTCCGCCATCCGAAGATTTGTCCCGCAGTTCCTCAGCAAGTGCTCCACGTTCGAGGTCCTCACGGCCTGCCTCTGGCGCTGCCGTACCATCGCGCTCCAGAAGGACCCAAATGAGGAGGTGCGCGTGTTGTGCATTGTGAACGCGCGGTCCAAGTTCAACCCTCCGTTGCCAGTGGGTTATTACGGCAACGCTTTTGCGTTCCCGGTGGCGGTGACGACGGCAGGGAGGCTATGCAACAACCCATTGGGGTACGCGTTGGAGCTAGTGAGGAAGGCCAAGGCGGACGTGACGGAGGAATACATGAGATCGTTGGCTGACCTCATGGTTATTAAGGGTAGGCCCCACTTCACGGTGGTGAATTCTTACCTTATGTCTGATGTGACACGTGCTGGGTTCGGAGAAGTGGATTTTGGGTGGGGGAAAGCGGCTTATGGTGGGCCAGCGAAGGGCGGGGTCGGGGCAATACCTGGAGTGGCTAGCTTTTACATACCGTTTAGAGACAACAGAGGGGAAGATGGGATCGTGGTTCCGATTTGTTTGCCGGCGGCGGCGATGGAGATATTTGTGAAGGAACTAGATACCATGTTGAATGCGGATGAAGAACCGATTAGGGTTCAAAGCTCTACCAGTTTTATTACGTCTGCCCTGTAG
- the LOC103414734 gene encoding protein FAR1-RELATED SEQUENCE 5-like — MIDSEEANNINNDDSNEFDCAPRCGMEFDSQETTYNLYNVYRRKVGFSIRKDRHYKNKKTNEVTSRFFACSKEGFRLQDKQDYKIKKPRAATRTGCHAKMIIKLNGSNGRFFVHEFEEQHNHALQKPECAHMLQFQRKISDSQAAELDLAKESGILLWESYELMAKHVGERESLGYTKVDQKNYLLSKRQRKMVYGEA, encoded by the coding sequence ATGATTGATTCTGAAGAAGCAAATAATATCAACAATGATGACTCGAACGAATTCGATTGTGCACCGAGGTGTGGTATGGAGTTTGATTCGCAAGAAACAACCTATAATTTATACAATGTCTACAGACGAAAAGTGGGATTTAGTATTAGAAAAGATCGTCACTACAAgaataagaaaactaatgaagtCACTTCAAGATTTTTTGCTTGTAGTAAGGAGGGTTTTCGGCTCCAAGATAAGCAAGATTACAAGATAAAGAAGCCAAGGGCAGCGACACGGACAGGTTGTCATGCTAAAATGATTATTAAGTTGAATGGATCCAATGGAAGGTTTTTTGTGCATGAATTTGAGGAACAACACAATCATGCTCTTCAGAAACCAGAGTGTGCACATATGCTACAATTTCAGCGAAAAATATCAGACTCTCAGGCTGCTGAGTTAGACTTGGCAAAAGAATCTGGAATCTTGCTTTGGGAATCTTATGAGTTGATGGCTAAGCATGTTGGAGAAAGGGAATCTCTTGGTTATACAAAGGTTGATCAGAAGAACTATCTTTTGTCTAAAAGGCAAAGAAAAATGGTGTATGGTGAAGCATGA